The Candidatus Glassbacteria bacterium genome segment ACAACATAGGCGGCTTCATGGGGTGCGTTCATTCCCTCCGGTATCGCACCACCCAGGTCCAGACCGAGAATCCGGGTGAAAATGGGCGGGAAGAGCCAGATTGCCGGCGCGATAAACAGCAGGATCATCGTGACAAAGGCCACCTTGCGCGCCTCTTTCTCGTCTTTCACGGAGAAATACCTCTGCGCGGCCGCGCCGCTCGACATCGCGAAAAACATCATTACCGCGTTAGCGGCCAGGAACAGCCAGCCGAACTCCTGTGTATCGACGCTCCAGAACCCGGCCGGAGCATCGCTGACCAACCGCGACACGTCACCGAGCTCTTCGAATCCCAGGAACAGAGCCAACAGCGCACAGGGAAACAGCACCACGAACTGAAGTGTATCTGTGACGACCACACCCCATAGACCACCGATAATGCAGTACAGCGAAATTACCGCGCCGCAGACGATAATGGTGGTGTTCAGGTCGGTGCCGATCGCCACGGACATGAATTTGCCCAGGGCCAGCAGCATCACCCCGCCCTGCACGATAGCCATCCCCAGGTGAGTCCAACTGTAGAACTGGTTGGTCGAGAGGCCGTAGCGCTCTGTAAGGTACGACATCGCGGTACTGGCTCGCGAGCGCCTCCAGCGGGCGGCCAGGAACCAGAACGCGAACACTACGGCAACAGCATTACTGAGGTACATCAGGAAGGCTACACTCGGCGCGCGGTACGCCAGCCCGGCTGCCCCTGTGAACGTGTAGACGCTGAAACTGGTCATGAAGAACGAAATGCCGGCCAGCCACTAGGGCATCTTGTTGCTGCTCTTAAAGAAGTCGGAGTCGCTCTTGTTGAAAAACGACATCACTATCCCGACAGCCACCATCAGGAGCAGGTAAACGCCTATTACCACGAGATCGATGCTCGAGGCCAGTTTCATTAAAAATCTCCTTGTTTTCCAGCGGGGCCTGCCTCTTTAATTCGTCGGAAAGTTTCCGCTTCAGCCAGTCGGGTATCTCAGCTAAATCAGCCCAGACGTAAGGAGCCTTGTACATTTCCGGTTTGAGCACGGCGGTTATCAGTTCCGTGCGAAAAAGCTCCATACCAGGGCCACTTTTTCATTGCCCGGCTGATATGTTTATAATAAAATGAACTGTAATTAATGATTTTACAAGAGATTATTAAAATATACATGCACAATTTGCTCAAATAATTAGCATAATATTATTATGGCACAAACCGTCACCTTCAAGGACTTCCCTTCAATCCCGGAATACGTCCACTACGATCCCGAGTTCGATTTTTATATCGAGAGGGCTATGATGAAATCCCCCTCTTGCCAGCTTCATGCCCACGCTTTCACCGAGTTGGCGATTGTCATGGGTGGGTCGGTAGTTCATCACACCCGAACGGAAGAGTATCCGGTGGGCACAGGCGCAGTATTTGTAATCACCGACAATCTGGAGCACGGTTACCGGGACGCCAGAAACCTTTACCTGTGCAATATCATGTACGGTTCTGCTTTTCTGACCGGGTATAAGGAACTGGAGCAGATCCCCGGCTACCATGCTCTGTTCTCCCTCGAGCCGTTCTACCGCAAACATCACCGCTTTCAGAGCCGGCTCAATCTCGACAGCAAGCAGTTGGCATTCGTATCCAGGCTGGTGGGAGAAATGAAACGGGAGTTCGAGGAGAAAAAATCCGGGCACAAACCGGCAATCAAGGCCCTCCTGGTGCAATTGATCATTTATCTTTCCCGGCAGTATTCACAGCAGAAATCTGGTAAGGCGGCCAGAATTCTGCCCTTGGCCGAATGCGTAGCCTTCATGGAGGAAAATTTCAGCCGGAAGCTTGCTCTGCGCGACCTTGCCGCAATTGCCTGCATGTCAGTGCCCAATTTTGTCCGGGTGTTCAAGGATACTTACCGTACCACGCCGGTGGATTATTTAATCCGGCTGAGAGTGCAGAAAGCCTGTGAGATGCTGCAAAACCAGGAGGAAACTGTTACTTCAGTGGCTC includes the following:
- a CDS encoding helix-turn-helix domain-containing protein codes for the protein MAQTVTFKDFPSIPEYVHYDPEFDFYIERAMMKSPSCQLHAHAFTELAIVMGGSVVHHTRTEEYPVGTGAVFVITDNLEHGYRDARNLYLCNIMYGSAFLTGYKELEQIPGYHALFSLEPFYRKHHRFQSRLNLDSKQLAFVSRLVGEMKREFEEKKSGHKPAIKALLVQLIIYLSRQYSQQKSGKAARILPLAECVAFMEENFSRKLALRDLAAIACMSVPNFVRVFKDTYRTTPVDYLIRLRVQKACEMLQNQEETVTSVALKSGF